A DNA window from Brenneria izadpanahii contains the following coding sequences:
- a CDS encoding phage virion morphogenesis protein — protein MIINGELSKSQLKELRQALQKLNFPPKKRQRLLWRLAKYGVITAAKRNVRQQQAPDGEAWTPRKTKRRGKMLRNMPKLLHIREMPEVEAVRIYLQGGGYRNGNTSVPAGVVGHGQQNGMHTNIRRQRTGKRNRDPARMATRRQARKLRALGYKVKRGTRWRKPPYKEIEETLKFDQAGLLIKKLSGKAAKAAWTVDVPARPFLGMNDDEFNKALARQLQAIGFGWNVKAQDIKG, from the coding sequence ATGATTATCAACGGTGAACTGAGTAAATCACAGCTTAAGGAATTACGTCAGGCGCTGCAAAAGCTGAATTTTCCGCCCAAAAAACGCCAACGGCTTCTGTGGCGGTTGGCCAAGTATGGGGTGATTACAGCGGCAAAACGCAATGTCCGGCAGCAGCAAGCGCCTGATGGTGAGGCATGGACACCGCGTAAAACGAAACGGCGCGGCAAGATGCTGCGCAATATGCCCAAGCTGCTGCATATCCGTGAAATGCCGGAAGTCGAAGCGGTGCGGATCTATCTGCAAGGTGGCGGGTATCGGAATGGCAATACATCGGTACCCGCTGGCGTGGTAGGGCATGGGCAACAAAACGGTATGCATACCAACATTCGTCGCCAGAGAACAGGGAAAAGAAACCGTGATCCGGCACGAATGGCGACGCGCCGTCAGGCAAGAAAGCTACGGGCGTTAGGGTACAAAGTGAAACGCGGTACCCGATGGCGTAAGCCGCCGTACAAGGAAATCGAGGAAACCCTGAAATTTGATCAGGCGGGGTTGTTAATCAAAAAGTTAAGCGGTAAGGCAGCAAAAGCCGCCTGGACCGTGGATGTTCCCGCCCGTCCGTTTTTGGGCATGAACGATGATGAATTTAACAAGGCGCTGGCGCGTCAGCTACAGGCGATCGGCTTTGGCTGGAACGTAAAAGCGCAGGATATCAAGGGGTAG
- a CDS encoding DUF6890 family protein — MRAIDNNFIEQALTLRRHYLPHEPDDTDNLARAVWLDNSYWEKMRIAVGNGITLAFKGDS, encoded by the coding sequence TTGCGGGCCATTGACAATAATTTTATCGAACAGGCTTTAACCCTGCGGCGGCATTATTTACCGCATGAGCCGGACGATACCGATAATTTAGCCCGCGCCGTCTGGCTGGATAATTCTTACTGGGAAAAAATGCGTATTGCTGTGGGAAACGGTATTACGCTGGCATTTAAAGGCGACTCATGA
- a CDS encoding phage tail tape measure protein: protein MTGFAEKSQAAFKRIAIGGAGLFATGLAIRDALAPAIEMNDALLSASAQGVSDATLKQVAENGLKYSVQYGKSALEFVQSTEMIKSSVGGLSDGELPRMTTITNTVAAALKTTAAETTEFMGQMFANFRTEAQALGNVDFAERVAGKAAYMRQAFGTEMAAIKDLMEGSKGAGTNFGIGMDEQMAVLGELQRTLGSEASGSYESFLTGAAEGAKKLGLNFTDATGKMLSMPQMLEKLHGKYGASIEGNLKAQKELDEAFGGGAAVIKQLYGNVGVLQRHITELGSSDGMKRATEMAEKMANPWDRLVAVWYAIRAAMGATLLPVLYPLINKMADAGQTLLRWQTLFPNITRVIGYAVLAVLSFAAAGAVANIVMGIHGFVVLGLTRILSPLSRLFRLNALAMWVGNRAAAAFSGILKWLRSGFLAASIAARAGALSFGLVTWPIVLIGAAITGLIVLLVKLWQPIKAFVTGFISGFSAAAGSLSPFSGLFDMIGAALGVVWQGVKTLFDWFGNLLSPVQMTADQLVGATSAGETFGRIVASGIGLLLMPIEAAIRGLKFLWDIFGIIKQGWSDVIDNFSIQSPVESFITIAKTLGNVFSNLWEAIKKHFSETYSWIIEKLNYIPGINIDVPMNQVSSPVSGIQPIEQVVKSAPNTQTTLTSVIMPTPAVAASIPNVAVMPARLKEPAMPASIKPGNNELLTGGKLKGIERGGVNKEINNSSKSYTDNSKHFGSVVIHTDKGMTPEQLSEWEELR from the coding sequence GTGACCGGCTTTGCGGAAAAATCACAGGCGGCATTCAAACGGATTGCGATCGGTGGCGCGGGGCTGTTTGCCACCGGTTTAGCGATCCGTGATGCGCTCGCCCCGGCCATTGAAATGAATGATGCGCTGTTGTCTGCATCGGCCCAGGGCGTGAGCGACGCTACGCTAAAGCAGGTTGCAGAAAATGGTCTGAAATACAGTGTCCAATACGGTAAGTCAGCGCTGGAGTTTGTGCAGTCCACGGAGATGATTAAATCGTCAGTCGGTGGGTTATCTGACGGCGAACTGCCGCGCATGACCACAATCACCAATACGGTGGCGGCAGCGCTGAAAACCACAGCAGCGGAAACCACGGAATTCATGGGCCAGATGTTTGCCAATTTCCGAACTGAGGCGCAGGCGCTGGGGAATGTGGATTTTGCGGAACGGGTTGCCGGGAAAGCTGCCTATATGCGCCAGGCGTTTGGCACTGAAATGGCGGCTATCAAGGATTTGATGGAAGGCTCAAAAGGTGCGGGTACCAATTTCGGCATAGGCATGGATGAACAAATGGCCGTGCTGGGCGAGTTACAGCGCACGTTAGGCAGTGAGGCCAGCGGATCGTATGAATCCTTTCTGACTGGTGCGGCAGAAGGTGCCAAAAAACTGGGGCTAAACTTCACCGATGCTACCGGTAAGATGCTGTCTATGCCGCAAATGCTGGAAAAATTGCACGGTAAGTACGGGGCCAGCATTGAAGGGAACCTGAAAGCACAGAAGGAACTGGATGAAGCCTTTGGCGGCGGCGCGGCGGTGATTAAGCAGCTTTACGGCAACGTTGGCGTATTGCAGCGGCATATTACCGAACTGGGCAGCAGCGACGGCATGAAACGCGCCACGGAAATGGCGGAAAAAATGGCGAATCCCTGGGATCGTCTGGTCGCGGTCTGGTATGCCATACGCGCGGCGATGGGAGCCACACTGTTGCCGGTGCTGTATCCGCTGATCAATAAGATGGCGGATGCCGGTCAGACGTTGCTCAGGTGGCAAACGTTGTTCCCCAATATTACCCGTGTGATCGGTTATGCCGTGCTTGCTGTGTTGAGTTTTGCCGCAGCGGGGGCGGTGGCCAACATCGTGATGGGGATTCACGGTTTTGTAGTATTGGGCTTAACACGAATACTTTCCCCGTTGTCACGTTTATTCAGGTTGAACGCGCTGGCTATGTGGGTTGGTAATCGGGCGGCGGCGGCGTTCAGTGGTATCCTGAAGTGGCTACGTTCGGGCTTTCTGGCTGCGAGTATAGCCGCCAGAGCGGGGGCGCTGTCGTTTGGTCTGGTTACCTGGCCAATTGTGCTGATTGGTGCCGCTATTACGGGGCTAATCGTTTTGTTGGTTAAGCTCTGGCAACCCATTAAGGCGTTTGTGACGGGCTTTATTTCAGGTTTTTCTGCCGCAGCCGGGTCACTTTCTCCTTTTTCGGGGCTGTTTGATATGATTGGTGCAGCGTTGGGCGTGGTATGGCAAGGGGTGAAAACGCTGTTTGACTGGTTTGGCAACCTCCTTTCTCCTGTGCAAATGACGGCAGATCAGTTAGTAGGAGCGACCAGCGCCGGTGAAACATTCGGGCGCATTGTGGCGTCTGGCATCGGCTTACTGTTAATGCCTATTGAAGCGGCGATCCGTGGATTGAAATTCTTATGGGACATATTCGGCATTATCAAACAGGGCTGGAGTGATGTTATTGATAATTTTTCGATTCAGTCACCTGTTGAATCCTTTATTACCATCGCCAAAACGCTGGGGAATGTGTTCTCTAATTTATGGGAGGCCATAAAGAAACACTTTTCTGAAACGTATAGTTGGATTATCGAAAAGCTGAATTATATCCCCGGCATCAATATCGACGTTCCGATGAATCAGGTTTCATCACCCGTCAGTGGTATACAGCCGATTGAGCAGGTTGTGAAGTCAGCACCGAATACACAAACGACTTTAACATCGGTCATTATGCCAACGCCTGCCGTAGCTGCATCGATCCCAAATGTTGCCGTGATGCCAGCGCGTTTAAAGGAACCAGCCATGCCTGCGAGTATTAAACCGGGTAATAATGAGTTGTTAACCGGTGGGAAATTAAAAGGTATAGAGCGCGGGGGAGTAAATAAAGAAATTAACAACAGTAGCAAATCCTATACCGATAACAGTAAACATTTTGGCAGCGTGGTTATTCATACGGATAAAGGTATGACGCCGGAACAATTAAGCGAGTGGGAAGAGTTGCGCTAA
- a CDS encoding phage holin family protein, translated as MQEYEKYVLWLLTLGGVIAAGQVLASDEKITPRLFIGRVILGAATSMAAGAVLIWIPGLSPLAITGLGAAFGVAGHQAVEIWLRRRGSSLLTGSKGKHDVK; from the coding sequence ATGCAGGAATATGAAAAGTATGTGTTATGGCTGCTGACGCTTGGGGGCGTTATCGCCGCTGGGCAGGTACTGGCCAGTGATGAAAAGATCACGCCCCGCCTGTTTATTGGCCGGGTTATTTTGGGTGCCGCTACGTCAATGGCTGCGGGGGCTGTGCTGATTTGGATACCAGGACTATCGCCGCTGGCGATCACCGGGTTGGGGGCGGCGTTTGGCGTTGCCGGTCACCAGGCGGTTGAAATCTGGTTGCGTCGCCGGGGAAGTAGTTTGTTAACAGGGAGCAAGGGAAAGCATGACGTTAAGTGA
- a CDS encoding DUF2597 family protein — protein MTKRISGQSFDFNMDGDLVHVEKVGLSITDNTAAAQTQGVPDGYVSGDVAAEGEMELSTKSLAIVTAKARSAGSWRGIEPVDLMWYAKAGNEEIKVEAFGCKLIVSDILDNDPKGGSVVTHKIKYVVTSPDFVRINGIPYLESELTEKLIG, from the coding sequence ATGACGAAACGGATTTCCGGCCAGTCGTTTGATTTCAATATGGATGGCGATCTGGTTCATGTTGAAAAAGTTGGCCTGAGCATTACGGATAATACCGCCGCCGCCCAGACGCAGGGCGTCCCTGATGGTTATGTGTCGGGCGATGTAGCGGCAGAAGGTGAAATGGAACTCAGTACCAAAAGCCTGGCTATCGTTACGGCAAAAGCGCGTAGCGCGGGATCGTGGCGCGGTATCGAGCCGGTTGATTTGATGTGGTACGCCAAAGCCGGTAACGAAGAAATTAAGGTGGAAGCGTTCGGTTGCAAGCTGATTGTGAGCGACATTCTGGACAACGATCCGAAGGGCGGCAGCGTGGTGACGCACAAAATCAAGTACGTGGTGACCAGCCCGGATTTTGTGCGTATCAACGGCATTCCGTATCTGGAATCGGAACTGACGGAAAAACTTATCGGGTAA
- the gpM gene encoding phage terminase small subunit: MALSPAQRHNARLQAEQQLSRCQPITGGHSLHLQIRALENDIERLKSQPMIRDRVEMKRRELLPRWLPTVRAYLDSGEVYQHPIFAYCIVWLFDVDEFDQALDWADIAIEQGQRTPDNIKRSFAAFVADTVLEWAEQTADSGQSVEPYFSRTFNNVAENWRLHEEITAKWFKFAGLLLLRDDNGQPRATASDDVALLEKADLLLAQAEKYHRKVGVGTMRKTIAARIRSLQKH; encoded by the coding sequence ATGGCGCTTTCACCCGCTCAACGTCATAACGCCCGGTTACAGGCTGAACAGCAGCTATCCCGCTGCCAGCCGATTACCGGTGGTCACAGTCTGCATTTGCAGATCCGGGCGTTGGAAAACGACATTGAGCGGCTGAAAAGCCAACCCATGATCCGTGACCGGGTGGAGATGAAGCGGCGGGAACTGCTGCCGCGCTGGTTGCCTACGGTTCGGGCATATCTGGACAGCGGCGAGGTGTACCAACATCCCATCTTTGCGTACTGCATCGTCTGGCTGTTTGACGTTGACGAGTTTGATCAGGCGTTGGACTGGGCGGATATCGCCATTGAGCAGGGACAGCGCACCCCGGACAACATCAAGCGCAGTTTTGCCGCGTTCGTGGCGGATACGGTGCTGGAATGGGCGGAGCAGACCGCAGATAGCGGGCAGAGCGTGGAGCCGTATTTTTCCCGCACGTTTAACAACGTGGCGGAAAACTGGCGGCTGCATGAGGAGATTACCGCCAAGTGGTTCAAGTTCGCCGGGTTGCTGCTGTTGCGTGACGATAACGGGCAGCCGAGGGCGACGGCATCGGATGATGTGGCGCTGCTTGAGAAAGCGGATTTACTGCTGGCCCAGGCTGAGAAATATCACCGCAAGGTTGGCGTCGGCACGATGCGTAAAACCATCGCCGCCCGCATCCGATCATTGCAGAAGCATTAA
- a CDS encoding phage tail protein → MSQLDALTGFIRKSLPERVMQGFDSLMDEVSFIPAQRDLGEGQYQLAVMQFDAVLSWERFPYRECDPRNLCALLLVWQTNQDEQPFMDAGLDMELPTLDIDVIDQKTAVVVVTLKLAESLAIVEDPKGIIPFDGKRYRLADPEIWFATEGRIFGADETGAVIGQPA, encoded by the coding sequence ATGAGCCAGTTGGATGCATTGACCGGGTTTATCAGGAAAAGTTTGCCTGAACGTGTGATGCAGGGATTTGACAGCCTCATGGATGAGGTGAGTTTTATCCCCGCCCAGCGGGATTTGGGCGAGGGACAGTATCAACTGGCGGTCATGCAGTTTGATGCGGTGCTGAGCTGGGAGCGTTTTCCTTACCGGGAATGTGATCCGCGTAATTTATGTGCGCTGCTGCTGGTCTGGCAGACCAATCAGGATGAACAGCCCTTTATGGATGCCGGGCTGGATATGGAGTTACCGACGCTGGATATCGATGTTATCGACCAGAAAACGGCGGTGGTGGTGGTGACGCTTAAGCTGGCTGAATCGCTGGCCATTGTTGAGGATCCAAAAGGGATCATCCCCTTTGATGGCAAGCGTTATCGCCTGGCAGATCCTGAAATATGGTTTGCCACGGAAGGGCGAATCTTTGGCGCGGATGAAACCGGCGCGGTAATCGGTCAGCCCGCATGA
- a CDS encoding head completion/stabilization protein, translating into MFSGTPVDYQDAVLANNGFWPDLNLRDFQAQRTIPADIDAGTVAQALLTAAGEVNADLLRVEQQHRDSGYGMASAVPGVSLDGKNLLCAQYQKAVFARAKADLIGEFATIGRRESHPGQDGDETRKGLLAEAAIVIRRMKGLKRATVRQV; encoded by the coding sequence ATGTTTAGTGGAACACCGGTTGATTATCAGGATGCGGTACTGGCCAACAATGGATTTTGGCCGGATCTGAACCTGCGCGATTTTCAGGCGCAGCGCACCATCCCGGCAGATATTGACGCCGGAACGGTGGCACAGGCGTTGTTAACCGCAGCCGGTGAGGTCAACGCCGATTTACTCCGCGTTGAACAGCAGCACAGGGATAGCGGCTATGGAATGGCCAGCGCCGTGCCAGGAGTGAGCCTGGATGGAAAAAATCTGCTGTGTGCGCAGTATCAAAAAGCGGTGTTTGCCAGGGCGAAAGCCGATCTGATCGGTGAGTTCGCCACCATTGGCCGCCGCGAGTCTCATCCGGGACAGGATGGAGATGAAACACGCAAGGGACTGCTGGCGGAGGCGGCGATCGTTATCCGCCGCATGAAAGGGCTAAAACGTGCCACGGTGAGGCAGGTATGA
- a CDS encoding putative phage tail assembly chaperone: protein MSKIVLTIAGKELTFEPNTVAYNGLINEMAMDNKIAPAVTYLRRIASAESKADLDELLKLPGAALQITEAVNTHYAPKLDIEVKN from the coding sequence ATGAGCAAGATTGTATTAACTATCGCAGGAAAGGAATTAACGTTTGAGCCGAATACGGTTGCATATAACGGCCTGATTAATGAAATGGCAATGGATAATAAAATTGCCCCGGCAGTGACTTATTTACGCCGTATTGCCAGCGCGGAAAGTAAAGCCGATTTGGACGAGTTATTAAAATTGCCGGGTGCCGCTTTGCAAATTACCGAGGCGGTAAATACTCACTATGCGCCCAAACTGGATATTGAAGTAAAAAACTAA
- a CDS encoding DUF2586 domain-containing protein, whose product MSWPTVQVNQVNQLQGETNEIERVLLFVGVGTGKDKVAKTVPVNTQSDLDVLLGAADSVLKRTVNAAMLNAGQNWSGFICVLPKDLPVEGVDQVWTEAVKAAQRVASVEGVVLTLGATKDTIQAAASLRAELIAKFGRWTWFILAVDGVQAGEDWAGYLLRLSALQDGAAVPSVQLVPRLWGNEPGVLAGRLCNRAVTIADSPARVQTGALLEMGATELPVDATGAPLDLATLQALEAQRYSVPMWYPDYDGYYWSDGRTLDVEGGDYQAIENLRIVDKAARRVRLQAIAKIADRSLNSTPGSIAAHQAYFAKTLREMSRSSQINGITFPGEVKPPQDGDVAITWRTKTKVEIYITVRTYECPKGITVSLILDQSLESE is encoded by the coding sequence ATGAGTTGGCCAACGGTACAGGTTAACCAGGTTAACCAGCTACAGGGCGAAACCAACGAGATCGAACGGGTGCTGTTGTTCGTTGGCGTGGGAACAGGAAAGGACAAGGTGGCCAAAACCGTGCCGGTAAACACCCAAAGCGATCTGGATGTGTTGCTGGGCGCGGCGGATTCGGTGCTGAAACGCACGGTAAATGCGGCGATGTTAAACGCTGGTCAGAATTGGAGCGGTTTTATCTGTGTCCTGCCTAAAGATCTGCCCGTCGAAGGTGTCGATCAGGTCTGGACGGAAGCCGTAAAAGCCGCGCAGCGCGTTGCTAGCGTGGAAGGGGTTGTCCTGACGTTGGGCGCGACCAAAGACACGATCCAAGCTGCGGCCAGTCTGCGGGCGGAGTTGATCGCTAAATTTGGCCGCTGGACGTGGTTTATTCTGGCGGTGGATGGCGTACAGGCCGGTGAGGATTGGGCGGGTTATCTGTTGCGTTTAAGTGCGTTGCAGGATGGTGCCGCCGTTCCCTCTGTGCAGCTTGTGCCGCGATTATGGGGCAATGAGCCGGGCGTATTGGCCGGTCGTTTGTGCAACCGGGCGGTGACCATTGCCGATAGCCCGGCAAGAGTACAGACCGGCGCATTGCTGGAAATGGGCGCAACCGAGCTGCCGGTTGATGCGACGGGCGCACCGTTGGATTTGGCTACCTTGCAGGCGCTGGAAGCCCAGCGTTACAGCGTCCCGATGTGGTACCCGGACTATGACGGTTATTACTGGTCGGATGGCCGTACGCTGGATGTGGAAGGCGGCGACTATCAGGCGATCGAAAACCTACGCATTGTCGATAAGGCGGCGCGGCGTGTGCGCCTCCAGGCGATTGCTAAAATTGCCGATCGCAGCCTGAACAGCACGCCGGGCAGCATTGCCGCACACCAGGCGTATTTTGCCAAGACACTGCGCGAAATGTCCCGCAGCAGCCAGATTAATGGCATAACGTTCCCCGGCGAGGTAAAGCCGCCGCAGGATGGCGACGTAGCTATCACCTGGCGAACCAAAACCAAAGTGGAAATTTATATCACGGTGCGTACCTATGAATGCCCGAAAGGCATCACGGTAAGCCTGATTCTGGATCAGTCACTGGAGAGTGAATAA
- a CDS encoding M15 family metallopeptidase → MTLSEKQQLFTQLIAQLINWAGEHGYRLTFGEAYRTPEQAKLNAKSGAGIANSLHTQRLAVDLNLFINGEYQTQTEAYLPLGEYWESLGGSWGGRFKSRPDGNHFSLEHNGVR, encoded by the coding sequence ATGACGTTAAGTGAGAAACAGCAGCTTTTTACCCAGTTGATTGCCCAGCTAATCAACTGGGCGGGGGAACATGGCTACCGGCTGACCTTTGGCGAAGCCTACCGCACGCCGGAACAGGCGAAGCTGAACGCAAAAAGCGGCGCAGGGATTGCCAACAGTCTGCATACGCAGCGGCTGGCGGTTGATTTAAACCTGTTTATCAACGGAGAGTACCAGACGCAGACCGAGGCTTATTTGCCGCTGGGGGAATACTGGGAATCGCTGGGCGGTAGCTGGGGCGGACGCTTTAAATCCCGCCCGGACGGCAATCACTTTAGCCTGGAACATAACGGGGTGCGCTGA
- a CDS encoding phage major capsid protein, P2 family encodes MFLNQRAREYLASFAAALSEAHGVPDVSRYFALSDPKETQLRDALLESVDFLSMITVADVDQLSGQVVSVGSSALHTGRKQGGRFIRGVGVEGNEYKLVETDSCAALPWDLLSVWANAGGENEFFQKVQAFSNQAFALDMLRIGFNGTSVAKSTDPDKNPNGEDVNIGWHALVKTFKNGRQIITDEVTLDENGDYKSLDAMASDLINTKIPQQYRSDPRLVVLVGADLVAAEQYRLFQKADRPTEKIAAQMLDSTIAGRHAIVPPFMPGKRMVVTTLSNLHIYTQRNTRQRKAEFVEDRKQYENKYLRNEGYAVEYPELYAAIDESAVTIGTVPEPENPPAGDGA; translated from the coding sequence ATGTTTTTAAATCAGCGGGCGCGTGAATATTTAGCGTCGTTTGCCGCCGCTCTGTCAGAGGCGCATGGGGTGCCGGATGTATCCCGGTATTTTGCGCTGTCCGATCCGAAAGAAACGCAACTGCGTGATGCGCTGCTGGAATCGGTGGATTTTCTTTCCATGATTACCGTGGCGGACGTGGATCAGCTTTCCGGTCAGGTGGTGTCTGTTGGTAGTTCCGCATTGCATACCGGGCGTAAACAGGGCGGGCGTTTTATTCGCGGCGTCGGCGTGGAGGGTAACGAGTACAAACTGGTCGAGACGGATTCTTGCGCGGCGCTGCCGTGGGATCTGCTGTCTGTTTGGGCGAATGCCGGTGGGGAAAACGAGTTTTTCCAGAAGGTACAGGCGTTCTCTAATCAGGCGTTTGCGCTGGATATGCTGCGTATCGGCTTTAACGGCACATCTGTGGCCAAATCTACCGATCCGGATAAAAACCCAAATGGTGAAGACGTCAATATTGGCTGGCATGCGTTGGTCAAGACCTTCAAAAACGGCCGGCAGATCATCACTGATGAAGTGACGCTGGATGAAAACGGCGATTACAAGTCGCTGGATGCGATGGCGTCCGACCTTATCAATACCAAGATCCCGCAGCAATACCGCAGCGATCCGCGTTTGGTGGTGTTGGTCGGCGCTGACCTGGTGGCGGCGGAACAATACCGCCTGTTCCAGAAAGCCGATCGGCCTACCGAGAAAATCGCCGCGCAGATGCTGGACAGTACGATCGCCGGACGTCACGCCATTGTCCCGCCGTTTATGCCCGGCAAGCGCATGGTAGTGACCACGCTTAGCAACCTGCATATCTATACCCAGCGCAATACACGTCAGCGTAAAGCCGAGTTCGTGGAAGACCGCAAACAGTACGAAAACAAGTACCTGCGTAACGAAGGCTACGCGGTGGAATACCCGGAACTGTACGCGGCGATCGATGAATCAGCGGTCACCATCGGCACGGTACCAGAGCCAGAAAACCCGCCTGCGGGTGACGGGGCGTAA